Below is a window of Plasmodium sp. gorilla clade G2 genome assembly, chromosome: 14 DNA.
tatatattatgtttcaTTTCTTACCCTTTGGTAATTGTGCTGATAAATTTAACAAACATTCGAGGGTCAATAATTTACATCTTGAATTCAAACTTGATATTAAggtttttaaatattttttattattttttattatatgatcaacaaattctttttcttctaataaacttaatattattcttaaaCTCTCTTTTTTTACAACCTCATTATCACTACTtgcaaataaaaataattcttcatAAACATCTTCACTTATTTCTTCATTCTCTTCAACGGTTTTTTCgatttcttcattttgttcttccatatttttaaaaaggcttttttaaaaaaataaatcaaaaataaatcaatatataaatatatatatatatttaaatatttaaatatatttatattattaaaaatatgatgatgGAAAATTATCTTTTGAAGGTACtattatattaatgttatatatttacaaatatttaattatatatatatatatatatatatatatatatatatatatttttttttttttttttttctttgaaaaatgtgatatttatatatactccttaaaaaaaattaaaaaataaaatatacatatatataacagtggattaataaaaaaaataaagaacacgttgttatttttaaatgttgTAGGggatgtaataatatttatataatatataatataataatattttttaaatctctatatttgaaatatgaataaatataatattattattttttccaaGGTACAAATTGTACTCAGtcctaaaaaaataaataaatataaaattatatatatatatatatatatatatattttaattttcttatattatagGTAATAAAGTGAACGGTAGAAAattcaaaattatattattaacataaatataataaataatattatatatatatatataatatattatttatatcaaaaaaaaaaaaaaaaaaaaaaaaaagatttaattataaaataaatataatatcctTATTATTAGTTAGAATAAGGCTcttttaacatattattttattttatcttattatttcatttattatttttttttttttttattttaacgtTGTATCAACAAATTTGCACAAAATTGTTAACAccaaaaaaaggaaaatatataatatatatatattatatttatatttatttgttgatctatattttttaatatatttttttttattctatgaaataagaaaagaatgcgaaatgaaaatataaaagaaatatatatatatatattttttttttctaatatttttaaaatggaTCTCTCAAGTCATGTATTTAACATTTTGActataagaagaaaaaattaggaatcacaattttatattttttttctattttatggaaataaataattatttttcacTTTTTCTATTCTtgattcttttatatatatatatgtatgtatgtatgtatatatttccttCTTTTAAGGTGTGCttcttttctttaataatattttttatataacatgaTTAATtctcaaaaatataaatttttttttttaggaaCATATTTCTCTCcatatgtttttaaaaaaaaaaaaaaaaaaaaaaaaaaaaaaaatatatatatataaataaaagaaattaaaaatgaaaagaaactATTAAaggtataaatatatatatgtgaataataaaaatacatacacatatgtatatatatatatatattaaaaacatataagagcaaaaaaaaaaaaaaaataataataaaataaaataataaatatacacatatttttGGTGAGCTTCATTCAGtcttataaaatgtataatatatatatatatattatatgtagatatttttaatttttatttttttatattttttttttttttgggatCTTTGTATAcatgtttaaatatatatacatatatatatatatttatatatttatatatttacatattgatatcatatgataatattacatattatcatatatatatatatatatatatatataaatttccaTTTAATATTCTTCATAAAATGGTAATGGTTCTATGGTAATAATTTTTGATGGTGGTACCTGAATCATAGCTGCTGGTTTTGGTCCTTcagtttttctttttatatttatatgttcattttttaatttggcTTCTTTAATTAATTCagcatttttaatttttcttaataaGAAATCTTCATTACATCTTGATTTTCTAACATGTTCTATTCTTACACaaacttttttttgttcaataCGATGTTTAACTCTTTTATTTACTAATACACCTACACCTCTTTTggttatatgaaatattttacCTGTTCTTccatgataataattaaatggCATACCTTTTTGTTGTGTAGAATCACATACTATATCAACATAATCAccataatttaatttttctagaTATTTATTTGCAGTACATTCTCCATGTTTTCTAAATTTTTTAGAAAACTTAAATCGAGTACCTGACCTTTTTCCTCTTGATTTTCCTCCCatcttttttcttctattcttttaattttttaaataaaataaatataaaatcacCTTCTAATTTTAcgtacaaaatatatatatatatatatatatatatatatatatatatattatatttttttatttctttattttctaacTTAttcaaaagaataatattttaaactattttttttttttttcaaaatttatataaaaataaaaaaaaaataaaaaaaagtatatcaattttatattaacatttaaatgaaattatatatataaatatattatatatatataataaaataaatgtttataaaaatacaaatataattatatattataaatatgtaattttttttttttttttttttttttattatcgttttataaaaaaattatgaatgaATAACAAAAgggaagaagaagaaaaaaaaaaaaaaaaaaaaaaaaagagcatagtaaaatatgattaatatatttatgtatataattatattatataaataataatattattatatttatttattatttttttttttttttctctctacatatatatatatatacatatatatatcaaaatgtacgaattaaaaataataggcATTAAATATTAGTAATcaagttttttatttttacgtatatacaatataataaatattatcttatgatatattatatatatattatatattaaggaGCATATAAAggggttatatatatatatattatatatatatagtaaaaaataccccataaatattatttattatatataatatcatatatatcaatattcatatattataataatatttataataaatcttatactttcaaaaaaaaaaaaagataatatatatttttttctcataaattctttaaaattattaattacatatttattgatcacataatataatatatatgtatatatatatatatatatatatatatatatatatttcttttttttttatgtataaaatatattgtacCTTTTTATAGGgaactttatatatataattttttctttttctttttctttttttatcatgTTATATCTTTTCctttgagaaaaaaaataaaaaaaaaaagaaaaaattatgtgatatattataataatatatataattatatgtattattattattattattataccaGTTTTTATATCCTATTTTAACATGTACACAGTCCTTTTAAAAGTAATTTACATTGTCTCCCTACATTTgtttagaaaatattatatatatatatatataatgtaaaataagaaatttatattattatcaaatatattcatttttatgtgATACCATTTTGatgatttttttataaaaaaatgaacaaccTTTCGTTTGTCATATAGACATATAATTGTGAACGTTCTACAGCTAAAATgttcttaaaaatatttaattgatcacacacaaaaaaaaaaaaagatctaTTCATGTTGACCTATTCATCCTTTTTATCAATGAAAcgtttgtatatatatatatatttacatatatatattaatttacatattttcttatttaaataattaaaatattttaaaataagttaattttattatatatatattttatatatatatccactACATTAtcatgaaatataaaaaaataataattataaaagagaataaaataaaaaaggggTACATAGATAttcacatataaaataatattaattatgtctacaatatatatatatatatatatatatatttttttttttttggcaaGAAATAGGATTtagtttattattatatataaaaaattgggaagaaataaaaacataataaaaaaaaaaaaaaaaaaaaattaaagcagttatatatttaacgATTAatcttttttgttatatatatatatatatatatatataaaataatgatttatttaatCTTTGGAAACTTCTTCAAAATTTTCTACTAGATCTGGTATATCATTagcttcttcttcttcatcttctcTTTTTGGTGTATCTTCTGcttctttatttaaaatattttttatgtttggatcatttttaattttttcaagaAGATTCATATCTAAgtttttatttccttttaatCCTTCAAAAAGTTTGtttatatctattttttgttcattaAATTTACCTGTaacaatatatgtattagaTTGTAATGATGCACATAGTTTTGGCCTTTTAAATTCTAAGAAAGTATCTCCTGTtctataaatacatatttcaTCTACATCACCGAAATAAGATGCacctattttttttaaaatgatgttgattttcttttcattcgATATTGAATTTTTGTGTACTTTCTTTATCTTTCTTCTAGCACTTCCTTTACCACCTATTTGTCTTAGGTTACCTCCCATCTTTTCTTTTAGTTTAGCTCTTGCGGCTAATATTTCTGGTGATATTTTTTCCATCTTGTTTTAACCTTTATATGattatgtatatgtaaatatatatatatatatatataattatttatttataactcttcttctttttttttaaggtacaaaaaagaaaataaaaataattatagtaataataaccTAATCCCCTTTAAATATACTTTATTaaatatggaatatataaattatatatataatatatatatatatttcgtaTACACAAAATAAACTAccctttatattattattatattaattcttcaatatatatttatattaatacttatatataaactataACTCCTCTTCTTGCtttcaaaagaaaaaaaaaatatactttttttttttttttttttttttttgataaacaaaatgaaattattttataaatatacaaaagtGTACACGATATAAATATAcgaatatctatatataatatatgtatatttatatatgtatatatatatatatattaatattgttttttttttttttttttttatagaaaaaatattaaaatttatattttattatatttattatattattacataaaattaaaaatccatggtttattatatttacatatatttattttttaaactgCAAGttggaatttttttttattacttatatctttattattttcagcaaaaaaatattatatatggatgatataataaaatatacatttttattttttatgctataatattatattattatttatatacaaaaaaatagtaTAATTGCAAGcctatatgtttttataataataaagattaaTTAAATctgcatattattataatatataatcatattatgaataagctttttaatatatgttttgtttcttttttctatattttatataattattagatGAAAGGGTCAATCTTCAATAtaactatattatatatatatatatatatatatatatata
It encodes the following:
- a CDS encoding basic transcription factor 3b, putative, producing the protein MEKISPEILAARAKLKEKMGGNLRQIGGKGSARRKIKKVHKNSISNEKKINIILKKIGASYFGDVDEICIYRTGDTFLEFKRPKLCASLQSNTYIVTGKFNEQKIDINKLFEGLKGNKNLDMNLLEKIKNDPNIKNILNKEAEDTPKREDEEEEANDIPDLVENFEEVSKD
- a CDS encoding 60S ribosomal protein L21, producing the protein MGGKSRGKRSGTRFKFSKKFRKHGECTANKYLEKLNYGDYVDIVCDSTQQKGMPFNYYHGRTGKIFHITKRGVGVLVNKRVKHRIEQKKVCVRIEHVRKSRCNEDFLLRKIKNAELIKEAKLKNEHINIKRKTEGPKPAAMIQVPPSKIITIEPLPFYEEY